CAACACTACCAACATGGAGCAGTACACTAAAAATGATGTATAATttctcaaaacataatataataaacaacaatagtattataaatatattataattgtaaatgtatattatattattttctacaaaacTTAGTTTATCTACCTATACTTAGATAGAGTTTTTGATCAACTTTCACTGTAAGAActgttataaaattgtaaacaaattaGCTGCACCTGGCCCTCAAAATTATTGTGAGCTCTAATTTTTAATGTGCCCTTAacacttgaaaataattttttttcatcattatacAATGACTTTCTTGTATCGATAAATCAAATACCTAATTCGAAGGATTTTTCCACGTGTaaattgatgattataatatcagtCATGACAAGCaagaattaaatacattattgacgcgttacaaaaaaaaaatctcaataattcgCAACTAATgacgatatatattattgttcagtAAATGTTGGTCTAATCGATGAACATTattctaaatgtatattttataaaagcatATAAGTGTACAATAAAACCTCAAAACGGAATCGCTCGAGCGGTGTCAACTGATTTTTCCGTTATAAAGGAGTATCCGTTATAGGGAGACTAAAAAACACAGGATATAGGTTGTACTGTTGTTATTTTCAGTTATAAGGAGTTTTTTGACTTATAGGGGGTCTGTTATAAAAATGGTTTAGTGTGTTTAATTCATAAACCGTGAAATCGGaaagtcattataatatgtaaaacatgttattaaatgttgtctatattacatatcatattctatattctatattatatacatatcattgcaatcatatataaaatgtgttaagtatttatagttataatatataaaagaactTGTCCtgatcataggcgcaatttaaacttttgatttgggggggctgaatatattaaagacaAGCAGACCTTTGCAacatagcattttaaaattgtatgtcctatgtTTTTTGGGGGGCTATGGCTAAGTTTGGGGGGATTAGCCCCCCAAGCCCCCTCAATTTGTTCCTACGGTCTTGATTCATCATCGCCGGAACCGCTGTTACCGCCGATACTACCAACACACAGCTTTTAGCGTACCACAGTTTGAGAACCACTTATTGAGTACCTATGCAATATTCTATGGAACCGCTGActtttaggtacatattattatgatcatgattaattaactagttaatcatgattataataacatcgataccatattgtattattattatttatacaaaagaCATGGAAaaggacaattattattgatcataCCTATTTCCGATCACTTGTCATTTGTCTGGGTCCACACGACGATTTAGTTAAATGCTAAATTCCTATAAGTGCagctgaataaaatataaataattgcaggtaaaaaattaaattaaatttagttttatattttcattaatttattatacaattttaagcatAGGTAAGTTTTATTACGGTACATTTTGCGTAAGGAAATTCATATAATtgtgtgtaggtaggtaccttattaatacactttttttttgtgggggggaCTTGAGTTTCAGCTAAAATTATCTTTTCACATACACTAAAAGTGCCTTTTTTCGGTGCATGatgataaataggtaccttaGACTAATATAACGTTTTGTATCACCGATCCTCAAAAGTCATGTATAAAGCTGAGGACTTCTAGTTTTTTATATTCGTCTAGGAAGGGCGCAGAGCAATATGAgtgatgtataaaaatgttttataatctcCTCGTCAAAGAGGCactcaaaattgtattattgcatataaatgaatatttgaatttattagataaactaagagcataataacaataatatgtaggtataaaattataaaattgaatattatatcatgtaaaaatCTGTCGAGAAATctgtttaagaatattattttccaaatgtgtatctatgtatttaatattatctgttaGGTAATATTCACCATCTGGCCGATAAAACACACGACACGTGTAGGAAGTGAACTTCAGTTGTCCGTCATAATTTATCGCATATACCTACAACTGTCGTTTGATTGTCGTGCAATTCATTTTTCAAGTTCTatcaattgattaaaatataattttttccgtataaatattataataatttaggccatattataatatatacttcatttttttagagtaacatattttaagtgcatatcatttgttttttaatgcatataagtGCATACTTATTTTGGAGTTTAACTCGTCTTAACCTACTACCGTTTGCAGACCATCATGTCATTAATTTCTTAggctttataaattatttaaaatatcattttttatatttttttcgtataaatattataattatttaggtaggtaggtgcctggtttatattattatattacatttttccagAGCAGCATATTTGAAGTGAGTATCATTtgctttttaaatatacttattttgaggttttcgagtacatatttatactatagAAGTCTTCAGGCCTAGCACTCGTGCGcacatatctattatattacctatcagTATCCTATCGATCACCTAATTTATCTATGacatacctattacattataGTAGATTTTTTAGATATGGGCTCATAGTAGGCTACTGCAGGGGATTCTGCTGTGGATCCAGAATTTACATTAAAACGTAAAAACAAATGATTAAACATTGCATTAGGTGCTTTGATTGcatataattcttatattaaaaaagaggGGATGATAGGGGGCCCCTTGCGTACGATTATTTTGAACACTTCGGTGCCACTGCTATCTAcgccactatattattatgatagctaCACACTGCAGCTCCCGCGCGTTTGCCGATACCAAGTgaacgcggcggcggcgacgagaattataataatattatttatcagtattataattattaaatcggtctgcgatattattattattgtttttgtgctCATAGACACCGCCGCTGCGTGTACTGAGCCATGACCTATAGCTGAAATCAACGTCTGCGcatgactaaaatataataatatcgtatacattCATGTGTGGCGCGTGGGGGTGCACCGTCGGCTCGAGGGGGGTTGTACCTCAACTCGgggtggtgtgtgtgtgtgcgtgtgcgtgcgcGAGTTTTGTTCGGCCTGACGTTATTTGACCGTAGAACGGTTCAACGGCCATCTCCTGTTCGAGATTGTGTTCATTAATCATGTTTGTGTGTTTGGCCGTTGTTAGTGaagctatatatatacactatacctagtgcctaaatatatacctatacctagagcctaaatatatacctatacctacggcAGTGAAATGAGCTCTCTCCTATTCCGTCGCGAGTCACCGGAAACTGATGAGAAATTTGCCAAAAACGTCACTTTTTTCCCTCTTCTTCTCCGAAGTGTTTTCCCCGCGATATTCCCCAaagataagaatataatatacgtataccacCTACGCACGTACCGCACACTCGCGTTTTCGAATATAATCTAcgccattattatataatacacaattattattgtagttataaatagctataaaataggtatatacaatataaagcaCCAATCTGCAGTGTTCGTTCTGTATACAGACCGCTCAATCGATAAGGCCACGAGGCTATGTATGAGACTTTCCAAGTaccgttttaattttgaaaattatagaaatttcgaaaattaatAAGGATTAGAGGCACGCAAATCAGACATTgacgataatattgttatgattgtTGGACGACCAGCAAGAACTTTGTTCgaagtcaataaataaaaataattcaaaacgttCGCGCTAgctcattataattataatatgtatatatataccaatagtGCAggttactattatatatttgcaAATAGAAAAATCAAAAGAGGTCTTTGGCGCAGGAGTCTTATTaagacttaaatattaaaatatgcgttCGATAAACTGAGTGTCCCCAGCACTGTTCAAATAAATTAGGGgacttattataatcattgaaatcTTAGCAAAGgttctatattatatggatactTATAGAGatgttaataactaattacggttaatataatataatcaagttATTCATTATTGCTTTGAAAGTTATTGTGATTCATGCGCGTCAAAGTCGTATCTATAAATGGTTACAATGTTTATGGTCCATAAATGTTGTTCAATCGTTTATAAACcggaaatgttatattattatatatacatgtatataatggACAAAAGCATTTCAAAAGAGTCTTAATAGTTTATACGACGTGACGTCTTGTCTGCTCGTCAATGGATATAGTTATTGGTAAATCAACTTATCTCCGTCACTATACTGTCTAGACAATAAAGAGAAAAACTTAATGAATAAACTGATGAAAAGTTCAAATTGTAAAAAGTGTATAACTCACATACAGCTATTAAAGCAGTCGCATTTTGGTTGTGAATCTTAAAAATAGGTCATAATAACATTCAATAAAGGCAGCAAGTTACCAAAGCATTTattgtggtaataataattattgtttaagaaCGACTAAGAGTgttagaattatatattaatactaaattaaatatactatattatatataatatggggccggagtggcgcagtggtcacacagttgactacgactcacacagtcatcggttcgattcatagcaaagtgcaaaaaatgtgtgtgattctacgcagttaCCATTTttccgtgctgtcgtccgattgcgtcatccggtttccaactaggtcccactccactgggagtgaagaccgcacatgtctcctcttggagaagggggctagtatcatgcatatagtgatatatacatagataaatagatcacatgatctccctactacccacttgtgataagcattgtcaaagaccttgaggtcgtttcaatgaacaaatatagaaaaaaaaaatatatataatatatatataaataaatattatatactgcatatcGAACTGTCAAAAACCACATTATAGCACAGAATAATACTGAacgccatttttttttcttacgtaAACAATAACATTATGCAAAGTATTCGGTGAACAAACCGACATTTTATGatacaaacttaaataatttgaattataatgacAAAGGGGTATATTCTCGGTGAAAGTTTAGGTCAAATTCTCTGTATTTATGGTTCACTAAAATAGCACAACACGTAGCGAGAACTAAAGTACTcgaataaactaaaatattattgcacataattttatatatacattacacacacacacacacacacacacacacacacacacacacacacacacacaaatacgaGGTGTATggtaggataatattatgttatatacttatatacaactGGTAttcatatactaatatattgacTTATATCCATCATTTCATTGTTTGTACAACAATACAACGGTATCAACATTTATCATCCTACATTATATTTGTcagattatataaataacacatttagggccagttgcaccgtctctgattaaagttaaccggagtttaatcggccaattttgcccggttaaatatttgttatcagctgattaagcttaatcgaagtttaaccgtagacggtgcaactggcccttagcTGTATAAGTCATcgcatattaatgtattatagtattatactattacagaATCACGCTTGacgtatatagtaaatattaacattagaaGTAATGTAAAATgtcaattactataattttttcttattattattaacgataGTTGTaggtaaatagtatttattgaaatgtaaaatactattttccTTCATCTGTCACTcacatataatgtaaaaatcgtaaactcaatatattaattatataataataataattaaaattgaaagaaACAACGCGAATCACCACGATATGATGCTGCAATGATAGCAGACAAAATCCAAAGGTCTGCTCGCAAACACGAGACGAGGATAGTTCACCAAGTCAATCCATTTGCCATCTAATAATCAGATAACTCCAAAGACATCGGACGTTTTAAGCGTCTGAAACCATCACACGACATGACGTAGTTAAAGAATATTTAGATCAAGGGCAAGACGGCTTCATCGGAAGTGCGACTTTATCaagtaaatcatattttttatttctaataggTTCCTATATGTAGAATACAATACACTCGACTCTAACATATTCATTAACACCTCTGCTttggtgaattaaaaaaatttacataatatgataacaatgaCATCTTGCGTTTCTATAAATTCCAATACAAATCTTACCATTAATCGAGTGCAAAAGCCaaaagtaatattgttatagatcAAGAATCGTGAGGTTAGTCTGAACTTTGTATTACCTTAAAGAATCAACAGAATTCAACGCATAATATTTAGATAGATGCACACAAACAGCACACgtatatatgaatacaatatatattatttaaagttgcTTATAATGTATAAGCTTTTGGTAGAGTCTACTCCATTTGAAGTTTTCATCATTTGGACATTGATTATTATCCGACGTATTCGTTTCGTCGTGTTTTAAAAACGTATCACACAATTTACTTGCAATTTTGTACGTGATATCGTCGTTGATTTCCTCACTGTCTTCGTTGACGACCTCAGATTTTAAATCTTTGTGTATTTGCTTGGAATCGTTTTCTGATACCTCAGATTTTTTCTTCACATCAAAAAGTCCAAGTCCGTTGACATGGTCAGCGATTTCTTTTGCCCTTTGTCTCACCCACGGAGaacaatattctatattttccGACCAATGAAATCGATGTTCCGAAATATACTTTGACTGCATTTTTATAGATGGTTTACGttctacctatatttaatgcagtacatttaattatatttatcaaaacttaatattatgtataagctcttacattttaaaattagtattaatttataaatacttagcTTAAATATTGATAGTGCGATGTTGTATATTAACTAATGGTTAtgtccaaataaataaataaatatgataattactCGAGATTCCAAATTGTCGAAAAACGAATCCGCAGTCGTCGAACTTTCTGGGAAAAATGTATCGAAATTGGCGTTTCGACTGTCTGTGGACGAACCGTTCGTATCAAAATACGAATGTCCATATTTTTGCGCTACGGATGGATTTCTTAACCTATTGACGAATGGATTGTTATTCAAGAAATCATCAGAACTTGTAAATTGTGACGAAGAATAATATGATGACAATGGCTTTTGATTTGattgaaaaatagtttgatGAGTGCTTTCGCCAATGGGCGGACTGTTGAGCGGTGTACGCGTAGACGACGACCGGTGAAATGACTGAGGTTCCTCGTTAGAAGTCTTGGGTTTTGAAGAGCACCAAGACGACTGTTTGTTCGATTGCATAATATCAACAatacttttattgtttttcttgtGCTGTTTTTTgggtattattttcatattactcTTATAATTCCACTGTGGCGAGTAGACAACTTTCGTAACCGTGGTTGTGCTGTTGGTTTCGTTCTGTGAATCATCATCATCGTCCCCGGGGAATTTGGTGAAAGAACTTACAGTTGCCATTTCAAAATTGGAGCGACCTTAATATATCTTCACGGTTttcatgacaatattatgttaaataataattattatgattattttagtcattatttgtattactcTACATGGTAACAACAAACagaatagttattttaatagtttcgagaaaataatattactatgagaatttatactgttatatcgaaatttttatttttcataagctATTTTCACCAAACAATGCTCAGAcaagtttttgaatttaatacattttcaaatcactaGGTACCTAGCATTAATGTTGTATTGTACTTGAGATTATTTcgagtacaatattaatattgtattacccataagagaataatattgtaacttcAAACTCGAATAACAACTAGTAAAAGTTCAAAACCATATAGAATTATTGTTTGGCTACAGCACATAGAATGAACGTATTTTAAATGAAGTAAAATAACACATGCTATTGGTTGAAACTGCGAATTTAAAACTATCAGATaagattatatacctactcgcgtattttaattaaaatgtaagacAAAGTTTTTGTTATGGCATACCAAATATAGCATACCCATTAcccataatatttaagttttcttAGGTATGAAGTACGTTGTACGTCGGAGAAAATAGTTGTCACggttttatattcataatattcagtGAGATTATGGGAGTTTTGAAATTATCACGGGGCCGATTTAGCACGCAGCGAACCATAACTATTTATGTACatgctaatataaatacctctttataaaataatgtacggcattaaacaatacattatttctTTTTGCAATTTATTAAGATGTATTGAAATCCTGAGCTCGAAATAATCAATTTTCactttgtacctatttatatgtacctatagtgtgGTTTGATTACGAATGGTGGTGGGCATTTCctaggtatatctatattatgctaaatgcaaaaaaaaatgtttactcttGTTCATTATTCGACTACCCAATTTTCCTTGTGATTTTGTAAGAACAAGGAAAATCAAATttagaaaaactaaaatgttatcCCGCGAAAACAATTGGTTGAACTTctagtttgaataataataatatatcgaaataGACGTAACCTAACTTTTCTTAGAATTTAcagtatgatataaaaaaacattgttactgaatttgtaattattattttgagtttacaTTGATTATGATTCAAAAAAGTATTTGCAATGTAGTTAAAGAgttgaaaacttttaaattatactctgatagaataaaaatgtgaaagaaattcataatcattttattttgtagcaACTAAACAAATAACGCTTTTCTGTTCCAtactataacttttaattttaataaatatttgttaagcaaattgtattaaattaattgtaagacCGACGTGAAAGTTCGTATGCACGGTACCAAGTTGCTATATTGAAAGGTCATTTTTACACgcataaatatttaggtactcaTATACCCATTGCTACAACGCTACCCAACCTGACGGGTGGTTTTATTTGGATTttacaaatcaatataatattatgtagggcAGGGAAAGCGGGGTAATCCCGCACGAGTGGAAAAACCGTATGATAAGGTTTTCTCAACACTGAGTGaatatacaaaaagaaaaatgattgATGTTTTTTTATCCATCATGACCAGGTTTGTATGTATGCGCGAAAAAGGGCAGCTGCGACAGCGTTGTTTTTCTCAGACCGACTGACGAAAATGTTCGCGGTAACCGCTGCTAGCGAGTAAAGATTCACGGGCTACGTCGTCCGTCGTGTCGCGTTGTGGCTATTATCGTGTTCTGATTGGCCGTGGTATCATTCGCTAACATAATATGGCTTAAGGTGCGAAGtacctttttttcaattttatctatatagtatCATATATTTGGCAATATTATTAGTGCCAATTACTCATTAAAATCAAATGccttttgtattttaatacaattttgaaagtaTTCTGCCAATCTCTAATTTAGTATTacacttttattattgtttgttgtaAAATGCATGagcatatatatatttgtatacaaatacctatcgatatttcttgaaaaaaatgtcatataccTACTGGCTTCACGTTTATTgggtttgtattttgtacaaattacaataataattattaacgataCCTATGTCAGTTGTGTATAGCCATACTAGTTATATTagttttaggtatattattattataagttactaGCTCTGAGGGTTAGCATTATTATAAGCTCCGaataaaagaatttaaatgttattatcaatattaatccatatattatatttgtctttattaatctaaaatgttgGCATTTTTTAGCTTTGAAGCGTTTGTCTGGGACAGCATTTGACCCACGATCTCTGAAGGAAGCCAGACAATTCGGACAAACCTTTGAATAGAAATGCGGTTGATTGTCCGACGGGCCTCCACCGAGCCTACAGGGTTGGACTGCGACGACGGCGCAATGCACTAAAATCAAatgtgggcaagttaatgaaaataattgactgtggaaagttaagataatttaattaaatttccttCAGTTAAAagttcaccaaaaaaaaataaactagatAAGTTAAATGCtgagatagaaaaaaaaataacctaacttagttaaaatgttcatttttttcaagttacaatattttaagtcataaacaaccttagtattttgatatacacaaacattttcCAAGACGTTTAACACTGTGtgaaaaattagattattataatatataattagtaaataaatgaccaaaattgaaaaatagtcAACAAATCAGTATTGTCTAGTTGGTTCCACATGACACCAagagaaaattaacttaactgcacaacaatgataatgatttttaaaaggCTAAATTACAACAGTAAAAATCTTaagttgaaacaaaaaaaaacattcaaaaaatctgtttttatcttaaaaaaaaatcattaaaaatctgtatttaataaaaaaatcaataaaaaaaactgtatttaataaaaaatcattaaaagatttgtatttaataaaaaaatcttaaaaaaaataagaataattgatctcatataattaacatttttgattgGAAGACGTTTTGACTTAGTATATTTGatcattatatatttcttcTGTACTAGCAGGTATCaataatcatacaatttttttttttctatatttgttcattgaaacgacctcgaggtctttgacaatgcttatcacaagtgggtagtagggagatcatgtgatccatttatctatgtatatatcactatatgcatgatactaccccccttctccaagaggagacatgtgcggtcttcactcccagtggagtgggacctagttggaaaccggatgacgcaatcggacgacagcacggaaAAATGGtaactgcgtagaatcacacacattttttgcactttgctatgaatcgaaccgatgactgtgtgagtggtagtcaactgtgtgaccactgcgccactccggccccaatcATACAATTTAAACCAGGAAAGTTTTTGTAATACAGAAACTGTTTGTAGGTACACAGGTATACAAATCGTCGTACCCACTACTATACCCTAGCAGCTATAGTAACATAGGTACTAGTagcataatattagttatttgttataaaacgTATGTacgttttttagtttattactataatacgtcATTATAACCATATTGGTAATTTTGGGAatgtttaacttaaaaattgctAATGAATAGTaagtaaatgtaataaaaaataaatagtagataagTACATTTTGTCAACCAGAGAATGTTcagcattttaaaacaaaatataaataaataaatttaatgatttttttttttaactcagttaagttacgtattttttttaaaattaaattaaaaattaagttaatgtaaatttttaatgcatcaattaagtttaaaattaagctGGGTAACAATTATACTATTAACTTACCTTACCTTATTTTGGTTTATGGAAAGTATTTTTGTTCTGATATACAATAATTGGTAATTACTTTTTCATTCTAGAAATgtcttataattgtataaactatattaataagaTATGCCATATTATGCTAGTTATTAAAGAATTTAGGTACGTAAgagtataatgcatattatattgtatacagacatacagttaaGAAAATCCCAGGTGAGGATAATAGTCCCATATTACCCACCCTATCATCCCAGGggcatataatatcatttgtgCCGAAAATCGCaggtaaaaaaagaaaaattatgggGTAGGAAAAAGGTATACATCAACTGCACCGATCGATATTCCAATGTTATAAATTGTGTACGTCAATTTCGCCGATCGATATTTGAATGTAATTAATGGTGTACACATCAATTACGCTGATcgattcttaaatatatattatatataataagcgtctataatactatttctattataactaaaaatcgGGTTTTACGTGGTTTAATCTAATCATAGGTaagtttgaattatattaatttattacttgaagttaaaacaaattacaaaatgtggACAAATACCGTGTTAGGTTATAGGTAAATCCATAGAATTGTGCAGTACAATTCCACGCGTTGTTCGTATACTCGTTCGTTTAGTTGTCGTGGCTCGTCCTTAAATTTATAATGGAAATA
This portion of the Acyrthosiphon pisum isolate AL4f chromosome A1, pea_aphid_22Mar2018_4r6ur, whole genome shotgun sequence genome encodes:
- the LOC100569697 gene encoding uncharacterized protein LOC100569697, with translation MATVSSFTKFPGDDDDDSQNETNSTTTVTKVVYSPQWNYKSNMKIIPKKQHKKNNKSIVDIMQSNKQSSWCSSKPKTSNEEPQSFHRSSSTRTPLNSPPIGESTHQTIFQSNQKPLSSYYSSSQFTSSDDFLNNNPFVNRLRNPSVAQKYGHSYFDTNGSSTDSRNANFDTFFPESSTTADSFFDNLESRVERKPSIKMQSKYISEHRFHWSENIEYCSPWVRQRAKEIADHVNGLGLFDVKKKSEVSENDSKQIHKDLKSEVVNEDSEEINDDITYKIASKLCDTFLKHDETNTSDNNQCPNDENFKWSRLYQKLIHYKQL